The Catharus ustulatus isolate bCatUst1 chromosome 13, bCatUst1.pri.v2, whole genome shotgun sequence genome includes a window with the following:
- the RPL32 gene encoding 60S ribosomal protein L32, which translates to MPALRPLVKPKIVKKRTKKFIRHQSDRYVKIKRNWRKPRGIDNRVRRRFKGQILMPNIGYGSNKKTKHMLPTGFRKFLVHNVKELEVLMMSNKSYCAEIAHNVSSKNRKVIVERAAQLAIKITNPNARLRSEENE; encoded by the exons ATGCCTGCTCTCAGGCCTCTCGTGAAGCCCAAGATCGTCAAGAAGAGAACCAAGAAGTTCATCCGGCACCAGTCTGACCGCTATGTCAAGATCAAG CGCAACTGGCGCAAACCCAGAGGCATCGACAACAGAGTGCGCCGGCGCTTCAAGGGGCAGATCCTGATGCCCAACATCGGCTATGGCAGCAACAAGAAGACAAAACACATGCTGCCCACGGGCTTCAGAAAGTTCCTGGTCCACAATGTGAAAGAGCTGGAAGTGCTGATGATGAGCAACAA GTCGTACTGTGCAGAGATTGCCCACAACGTGTCCTCCAAGAACAGGAAGGTGATCGTGGAGAGAGCCGCCCAGCTCGCCATCAAGATCACCAACCCCAACGCCAGACTGCGCAGCGAGGAGAACGAGtag